The sequence GCGCGCCGGCAGCCGTCGGGTCGTCGAGCTGCACGGCACCATGCGTCGCGTGTTCTGCAGCCACTGCGGTCAGGTGTTCGACCGCCGAGACCTCGCGCAGCGCGTCGAGCACGAGAACCCGTGGATCTCGGTGCCCGAGAACGTCGCCCTCGGCCCGGACGGAGACGTGCTCCCCGAGAGCGTCGAGGGGTTCCGCATCCCGGCGTGCAGCGTCTGCGGCGGGGTTCTCAAGCCCGACGTCGTGTTCTTCGGCGAGTTCATCCCCGCCGAGAAGTTCCGCGAGGCCGAACAGCTGGTCCACGCGAGCGAAGGGCTCGTCGTGGCGGGATCGTCGCTCGTCGTCAATTCCGGCATCCGCCTGCTCGAACGCGCTCGGCGGCGCCGGATGCCGGTCGTCATCGTCAACCGCGGCGACACCCGCGGCGACACGCGTGCGACCGTCAAGATCAACGCGGGCGCGAGCGAGGTCCTGCGCGCGCTCGCCGAGTCGCTGCCACCGCTGGATTGACGTCTCGGGCTGTCCCCCAGGTCGGCTGGGTAGGCTCGCAGGGTGACAGCGCTGACCCTGATCCGCCACGGCGAGACCGACTGGAACCGCGACCGCCGGATCCAGGGGTCGACCGACATCCCCCTCAACGACACCGGCCGCGCGCAAGCGCGCGCGACGGCGGCGCTGCTGCGCGACCGGATCGATCTCGGCCTTCCGGTCTCGATCGCCTCGAGCGACCTGGCCCGCGCACGCGAGACCGCCGAGATCATCGCGACCGAACTCGGGATCGGCGCCCCGCGCCAGTACCGAGGACTGCGTGAACGCTCGTACGGCGAGGCCGAGGGCGTCGGCGTCGACGAGTTCCGCGAGCGCTGGGGCGACTGGTACACCGCCGAGGTGCCCGGAGCGGAGCCCTGGCCCGAGCTGCGGGCACGCGGCATCGCGGCCCTCGGCCGGGCCGTGCGGGATCACCGGCGCGCGACGGCCCCGGCCGCCGCCTCGCTGATCGTCGTCAGCCATGGCGCGTTCATGCGCGAGATGATGCGCCACGCCACCGCCGGCGCGCTCCCGCCGGCCGGCGAGCGCCTGCTGAACGGCTCGGCCCACGACTTCGTCTACGAGCGCGACCACCTGCGGCTCGTCGCGTACGCCGGCCTCGTCGCCTGACCGCCTGCCGCGCCGATCCGGGGTCCTCACTCCGCACTCGGCTCGTACTGCGGCTCAGGCTCCGCTCGCGGCCCGCGAAGGGCGATGACGAGCACGAGCACCCCCATGACGGCGACACCCGCCCACATGGCCTGCTGCCATCCGGCGACGAACGCGTCCTGCGCGGCCGTGAGGATCTGCTCCGCGTGTGACCCTGCTCGATGGCTGACCTCGGCGGCATTGGCGATGCCATCCCGCGCCGCGCCGGCGAGGTCTGCCGGCACGCCGTCGAGGCGATCTCCGATGGAGCTCTGGTAACCGGCGATCAGGACTCCCCCGAGGAGCGCGATGCCCAGTGCAGAGCCGAGTTCGCGGGTGAGGTCGTTGAGCGCGGAGGCCACGCCCTGCCGCGCCCGTGGGAGCGAGGACGTGATCGCCTCCGTCGACGGAGTCATCGCGAGCCCGGCTCCCAGACCCATGGTGATGAGACCCGGCAGGACCGGGAGGTACCCCCCGGTGACTGACACGAGGACAGCCATGAGCGCGAGGCCGAGGGTGGCGAGACTCAGTCCGATGACCATCGCTGCGCGGGCCCCGATCCTGCTGACGAGCCGTGGTGCGAGAGCGGAGGCGAGCATCATCACCAGGGCCATCGGCATGAGGCCGAGGGTGGCCAGCAGCGCGGTCCAACCCAGGACCACCTGGAAGTACGGGTAGAGCACGAGCGAGACGCCGCCCTGGATGCCGAACAGGACGAGCAGCAGCGTCGTGCCTGACGACAGCCCTCTGGTGCGGAAGTACCGGACGTCCAGCAGCGGGAACGAGGCGTGCAGCTCCCACAGGATGAACACGACGATGGCGACCACAGCTGTCGCGAGGGAGAGGAGGACGATCGGGGCGCTCCAGCCGAGCGTGGGCGCCTCATGCAGTGCGAAGGTGAGGCCCACGGTGGCGATGATCGACGTGAGAGCGCCGAGCACGTCGAACCTGCCCGGGGCGGCCGCGCGGGAGTTCGGCACCGCGCGGAGACCGAGGAGCACCGCGGCGACGGTGAGCACGACGGGGAGGGCGAACAGCCATCGCCAGCTCGCGACGTCCACCAGCACTGCAGAGAGGTACATGCCCAGGATGCCGCCCCCGCCGGCGACAGCGGTCCACATACCGATCGCCTTCGCGCGCGCCTCGTCGGGGAACGAGGAAGTGATCACTGCGAGGGTGACGGGCATGATCATCGCCGCACCGACGCCGCTGAGCGCGCGCGCGGCGAGCATGATCTCGATGACAGGCGCTCCGGCGGCCACGATGTTGGCAACACCGAACACGACGAGTCCTGCGATGAGCACGGGCTTGCGCCCCAGGCGGTCGCCGGCGGACCCGAGAGGCAGCAGGAGGGCTGCGAGGGTGAGGACATACGTGTTGATGATCCAGAGCACCTCGCCCTGTGAGGCGTCGAACGTCGTCGCCAGCTGTGGCTGCGCGACGTTGAGGCCGGAGACCGACGCGACGACAGCCATCAAGGCGATGCAGACGGCCCAGAGAATCGCGCGGCGTCGACGCGGGTCGTCGACGATCGGCGCGTCCTCGTTTGTGTTCGCAGAAGAGGTGGAGGTCATGCTTGCGAGGTCCTTTGCAGTGATGCGGCGTCGGGGTCGGGTCCGACGCACGTCGAGAAGGAGGTCGGCCGCGTCGACGTGGGATGCCGTCGCTCGTGCTGCCTGAACCAGGATCACTTCGCATCCGACAAGGTGGCAAACATATTTGCCGAATGGCAAAGTGGACGTCATGGGCAACGCCACCGATCAGACCCTCGACGCCGTCGGACCACGTCTCAAGCGTTTGCGGCTCCACCGCGACGTCACCCTGACCACGCTGGCCGCGGAGATCGGCGTCTCGGCCAGCACGCTGTCCCGGCTCGAGGCGGGGTTGCGGCGACCGACGCTGGAGCAGCTCCTACCGCTGGCGCGCTACTACGGTGTCACGATCGACTCGCTCGTCGACGCGCCGCGTACCGCCGACCCTCGCGTAGACCTGCGCCCGGTGTCGTGTTCCGACGGGTCCGTCATCATCCCGCTCACACGCCGGCCAGGAGGCATCCAGGCCTTCAAGTTCGTCCTCCCCACAGGCAGTGACGACGCCGTGCCCGACCTGCACACCCATGAGGGACACGATTGGGCGTACGTGCTCAACGGAACGCTGCGCCTCATCCTCGGCGACCACGATCTGCTCCTCCACGCCGGAGAGGCCGCCGAGTTCGACACCCGAATCCCGCATTGGTTCGGTGCGACCAGCGCCGGGCCCGTCGAATACCTCAGCCTCGTCGGACGCCAGGGTCAGCGCGCTCACGTCCGCGCGGTGACCACTCGCCGCTAGAGCCGTTCAGCGCTCCGCGTCACGCACGGTGCGCTGTGTCGCAGCCGCAAGCGGGACCGCTGAGCCGCGCGCCGCAGGGGAATGATCGACGGTCAGTCTGCGAGCGGCACCACCTGCGGCGCGCCGCCGGACGATGTGACGACGAGGACGCGCGCAGCGGCGAGGCCGTCGAGCGCGTGAACGACGGCGGCGGCGTCCGCATCGGTCGTCGGACCGTCCGCAGCCGCTGCGCGCCACACCGTGACCGCGGCACCTGTCGCCGACCGGATCCGCCGGGCGAGTTCGTCCGCATCGTCGCCCGCCACGAGGATCACGCGGCCGATGACATCGGGGGGCGCCGCGGCAGGCGCGAGCGCGCGGTCGCGGCGCCAGATCGCGAAGTGATAGCCGAACACGACCGCCGTCGCGCTCAGCAGCCCGAGGGGCGCGCGGATGCGCTCCAGGAGTCCCGCGGCGCCCCCGGCGTCGAGAAGGAACTCGAACAGCCGGTACCCGATGATGAGCAGTGTCACGAGCCCGACGACGGCGCTCGCCCCGAACACGACGATCAGGTAGACGCGGCGAGCGGGGTCCGCGGCATCCGCCGTCGTCACCGTCCGTGCCGGACGCCACGCGATCACCCACGCCGGCACTCCCACGACCAGCGCGCTGATGCCGCCGAGCAGAAGCGTGCGCGGGTCGTCGTCGACGAGAGCCGGGCCGACCGCCGCGAGCAGCGCGTTGACGACCACGCCGAATCCGCTTGCCGCGCCGATCAAGGCGATCGCCGAGACCACGAGACGTCCTGCGCCGCGCACCCGCTCGGACCTCGCCGCGAGCACGGAGGCGTGGTAAACCCACACGAATGCGCCGACGAGCACGGCGGAGACCGCGACATCCATCGGCGCCAGCACTTCGGCGAGGGGGTCGGTGTCGAAGAGCACCCGCAACAGCACGAAGACGACGGTGCCGAGCGAGAAGAGGGCGGTCGCCGCCGACGCGCCGATGACGATGACCAGCAGCACCGCCGCGAAGGCGCCCGGCGCGCGGCGCGCCCCCTCGCGGAACCAATGCCACCACCACTCGAGTGCGCCGAGGGCGAGCCACACCAGGCCCCGCAGGACCGGCACCGCCCAGTGCTCCGACGCGATGAGCACGGGTGCGACACCCGAGAGAGCCTCCGACAGCAGCGCCGCGAGCGCCGAGACGGCACCGGATGCCGCGACCACGAGTCCGAACAGCGCCGACAGTGAGACCGGCACGTCGACGAGCCGAGTGGGGGTGCTCGCGGCGTTCCGGCGCATCTGCCGGTGCCAGAGCCACACCCCTGCCCATACCAATCCGGTCGCAAGCTCTCCCGGCCGCCACCGCCCGTCGACGCCGGCGGCGGCCGCGGACCCGAGGGAGAGCGTCGCCACGATGAGCGCGGTCAGGGTCATCGCCGTCAGGTACAGCGCCCACACCAGCGACGCGCGCTCGAAGGGGTCGGCGAGGCGACGGCGCAGCCACCACCACAGCACCGCGGCCAACGGCGCGCCGATCAGCGCGAACGCGAGCGCGAGCGCGAGGCCGGCGCCGGTGTCGACCAGCACGCCGCCGGCACCGATGGCGCGTTCGAGGAGTCCGCTGAGTCCCGACGCGGCGATCGTGACGAGCGCGAACAGGAGGGCGAAGAGGATGATGCGACGGATGACGGCCTGCGCGCCGCGACCGTGCGGCGCGGCGGTCCGGAGCCCGGCCGAGGCGGCCGGCGGCGGGGATCCGGACATCACCGCTGCCCGCTCTCGATGCAGACGGTGAACTGCCACGGCGCCGTCTCGATGAACCACGATCCGTCCTCGCGCACGAGGTCGAAGGCCTCCTCGCTCTGATATTCGTCGGCGCCGAGCGGGCCCGATCCATAGATCGTCGCGACGATCACCTCCACGCGCGCAGTGCCGTCGCGCTCGGTGGTGTCGACGAGCGTCATCCGGTGATCCTCGGTGCCCGGGTGCACACGCTCGCACGAGTCCGCGATCTCGGGCGCCAGGTACGTCAGCGCCGTGCGCACGTCTCCGTCGCTGACAGCCTGCGCGTAGCGCTGCACGACGCCCTCGGGCGTCTCGGGGTCGAACTGCGTCGTCCCGCCCCGTGCGAAGACGACGATCAGCGCGACCACGACGACCAGCCCCATCACGGCCAGCAGCGCCCACAGGAACACCCGCGACGGGCCGGCGTCTTCGCTCATGGGGACATCTTGCCGCCAGACGGCCGGGATGTCAGTACCTCGCCCGGCCCACCCTCGACGTGGCTCCGCGGCGGTGCACCGTCATCGCTCCGCGCGCCGCAGCACCCCGCGCGCGTGCCGGAGCACCGGCTCGTCGACCATGCGCCCCTCGTACGTGAACACGCCCCGCTCCCCCTCGGCAGCGGCGAGCACGCCCGCCGCCCAGGCGACGGCCTCGTCGCTCGGCCGGTACGCGTCGCGGATGATCGTGACCTGACCGGGGTGGATGCAGGCGGTGGCCGTGAAACCGGATGCCGCGGCATCCGCTGCCTCGATCGCCAGTCGCCGGGTGTCGTGGATGTCGAGGTGCACCGCGTCGATCGCCGCCTTGCCGCGTGCGCCCGCCGCAAGCAGCACGCGAGAACGGGCGTAGCGGGCGATGTCGCGATAGCGTCCGTTGGGCTTGCGGCTCGAGGTGCCGCCGATGCTCGCCACGAGGTCTTCGGCACCCCACATGAGCGCTGAGACGTTCGGCAGCTCGGCGATGCGCTCGGCCTGCGACACCCCCTTGGCCGTCTCGCACAGCGCGACGAGCTCGAAGCGCTGGTCGATCTTGCGCAGACGCTTGGGCGATTCGGACTTGGCGACCATGATGCGTCGGTAGTCCGTCTGCGAGAGCGTGGCGAGGTCCGACACGAAGTCGTCGGTCCCGGGCGGGTTCACGCGCACGATCACGCGAGCCGGGTCGAGCTCGGACTCGATGAGGTGGCCGCGAGCCGCGGTCTTGTCGGCGGCGGCCACCGCATCCTCGAGATCGAGGATCACGGCGTCGGCGCGCTCGAGCGCCTTCGCGTACCGCTCGGGCCGGTCGGCCGGGCAGAAGAGGAGGGCGGGGCCGAGGTCGAACGTCACGGCTGCTCCTTCGTGTCGGGGCTGCGCCACATGAGCGCCACGCGGGTCGCGGTGGCGACGACCTCGCCACGCTGATTGCGGCCGGTGTGGCGCAGGGTCACGATGCCCTGGCCGGGCCGCGAGGACGACAGACGCTTGTCGACGACCTCCGTCTCGGTATAGAGCGTGTCGCCGTGGAACAGCGGTGCGGGGAACGCGATGTCGGTGAGGCCGAGCTGCGCCACGAGAGTGCCCTGGGTGATCTGCGAGACGGATGCCCCGACCATCGTCGACAGCGTCCACATCGAGTTCATCAGCCGCTGCCCGAACGGCTGGGACTCGGAGTAGGCGGCATCCAGATGCAGCGCCTGGCTGTTCATGGTGAGCGACGAGAACAGCACGTTGTCGGCCTCGGTGGCGGTGCGACCGGGGCGGTGGGCGTAGCGCGCACCGACCTCGAGCTCGTCGAAGTAGAGCCCTCGCTGCACGATCTCTCTGGTCTGGCCGCTGTCGCTCACCCGAGTCACGCTACTCCGAGCGATCGGGCGATGACGAGCAGCTGCACCTCGTTCGTGCCCTCGCCGATCTCGAGGATCTTCGAGTCGCGGTAGTGGCGAGCGACCGGGTACTCGTTCATGAACCCGTTGCCGCCGAACACCTGCGTCGCGTCGCGGGCGTTGTCCATCGCAGCGTCGCTCGCCGTCAGCTTGGCGATCGCGGCCTCGGTCTTGAAGGGCTTGCCGGCATCGCGCAGACGTGCGGCATGGTGCCACGCCAGGCGCGCGTTGTGCACGCGCAGCTGCATGCGGGCGAGGAGGAACTGGATGCCCTGGCGCGTGGCGAGCGCGTCGCCGAACACGGTGCGCTTCTTCGCGTAGTCGACGGCGGCCTCGAGGCATCCCTCCGCCGCACCGGTCGAGAGCGCGGCGATCGCGATGCGGCCCTCGTCGAGGATGTGGAGGAAGTTCGCGAACCCCCGCCCGCGCTCGCCGATGAGGTTGCCCTCGGGCACGCGCACATCCTGGAACGTGAGGGGGTGGGTGTCGGAGGCGTGCCAGCCGACCTTGTCATAGCCCGGCTCGACGGTGAATCCGGGGGTGCCCGTCGGCACCATGATCGTCGAGATCTCCTTGCGGCCGCCCTGCTCGCCGGTGACCGCCGTGACGGTGACGAAGCGCGTGATGTCGGTGCCGGAGTTGGTGATGAACTGCTTCGAGCCGTTGATGACCCATTCGCCGCCGTCGAGCTTCGCCGTCGTGCGGGTGGCGCCGGCGTCCGAGCCGGCTTCCGGCTCGGTGAGACCGAAGCCTGCCAGCGCCTTTCCGGCAAGGAGATCGGGCAGGAGCTCCTGCTTCTGCTCCTCGGTGCCGAAGCGGAACACCGGCATCGCGCCGAGGCTCACCCCGGCCTCGAGCGTGATCGCGATCGACTGGTCGACGCGGCCGAGCGCCTCGATCGCGAGGCACAGGGCGAAGTAGTCGCCGCCCTGCCCGCCGTACTCCTCGGGGAACGGCAGGCCGAAAAGGCCCAGTTCGCCCATCTGCGCCACGACGTCCATCGGCAGCGTCTTCGTGCGGTCGGCCTCGTAGGCCTGCGGGGCGACGACCTCGTCGGCGAAATCGCGCACCATGCGGGCGAGCTCGCGCTCGTCGTCGGTCAGGTTGTGGTGGTCCATGGCTTCCTCTGTGGGTCAGGAGGGGGTGACGGATGCCTCGTGGGCAGGGTCGGTCGAGGGTGAGACGTGGGCGAGCACCTGGTCGCGGCGCACCTGTTCGCCGGTGGCGACGTCGAGGCGCACGACACCACCATGCGGGGCGATGACGGGGTGCTCCATCTTCATCGCCTCGATGCTGACGATGCGGTCCCCCGCAGCGACTGTCGCGCCGTCGGCGACGTGGAGGGCGACCACGGCGCCCGGCATGGGCGCACGCAGTTCGGGGTCGGTGGCGGCGGCGTCGCGCTCGCGCGCGGCGAGCCGCTTCTCCATCGCCTGCCGGCGGGTGAGAGGGCGCAGGCGGTGGGTCGCGCCGTCGGCGTGCACCCAGACCCAGCCGTCGCCGTCGACCGCCACGTCGACGCTGGCGCCCACCTCGTCAGAGTGACCGATCACGCGGGCATCCGGGAGAGGGCTTGCCGCCACTCCCGCCACCGGCCCGACGAAGGGCGCGGGAACGGTGGCGATCTCCCCGGACTCGGATTCCACCGCAACGGTGGCCGGCGCAGCGGGAGCGCCGGCGCGCCAGCCCGAACGCGCTCGCCAGAGGGCGCTCGCGGCGACCGCGCGGGTCTCGTCCCGCCGATCCCGCCGGGCGGCTGCGGCCGCGGCGAGGGCGGTCGACGTCGGCTCGGGGGCCGAGGAGGGCGGCATCCGGTCGATCAAGCCCGTGTCCATGTCGCCGGCGCGCACCGCGGGCTCGGCGAGCAGCTCCCGCAGGAAGCCGATGTTCGTGTCGACGCCGAGCAGCACCGTCTCGGCCAGCGCCGCGTCGAGACGCTCCAGCGCCTGCCCACGATCGGCGCCGTGCGCAATCACCTTGGCGATCATCGGGTCGTAGTCCGCCGAGACGACGCTGCCGGACTCGACCGCGGCATCCGTCCGCACACCCTCGGCGGGCCGCCACACCAGCACGTCCCCCGTCGCCGGGAGGAAGCCGCGCTCGGGACTCTCGGCGTACACGCGCGCCTCGATCGCATGACCGTCGAGGCGGATCTCGTCCTGCGCCAATGCGAGCGGCCGGCCGGCGGCGATCAGCAGCTGCTGCTCCACGAGGTCGATGCCCGTGACGAGCTCGGTGACCGGATGCTCGACTTGGAGCCGGGTGTTCATCTCGATGAAGAAGAACTCGTCGGGCCGGTCGCCGGCGACGAGGAACTCGACCGTGCCCGCACCGCGGTAGTCGACGCTCGCGGCCGCCGCGCACGCGGCAGCTCCGAGGCGCGCCCGGGTCGCGGCATCCACCACCGGCGAGGGCGCCTCCTCGATGACCTTCTGATGACGGCGCTGCAGCGTGCACTCGCGCTCGCCGAGGTGGATCACCGCGCCATGCGAGTCGGCGAGCACCTGCACCTCGATGTGCCGCGGTCGTTCGATGAGGCGTTCGAGGAGGAGGGTGTCGTCGCCGAACGCGGCGCCGGCCACCCGGCGCGCGGTCGCGAGAGCCTCCGGCAGCTCCGTCGCCGATCGGACGACCTGCATCCCCTTACCGCCGCCGCCGGCAGACGGCTTGACGAGAAGCGGGTACCCCGTCGCCTCCGCGGCGGCGGCGATCTCGGCATCCGTCAGGCCGGCGGCGCTGAAGCCGGGCACCGTCGGCACGCCGTGGCCGATGACGTGCTCCTTCGAGCGGATCTTGTCGCCCATCACCTCGAGGGCCCGCTCCCCCGGTCCGATGAACACGATGCCGGCCGCGGCGCACGCGCGCGCGAACCCGACGTTCTCGGAGAGGAAGCCGTAGCCGGGGTGGATCGCCTCGGCACCGCTCTCGCGCGCGGCCGCGATCACGGCGTCGATGGAGAGGTACGACGCCGAGGCGGCCGCGGGTCCGATGCGCACGGCATCGTCGGCCTCGCGCACGTGCGGCGCGTCGGCGTCCGCATCGCTGTACACCGCGACGGAACGGATGCCGAGCCGCCGGAGCGTCCGGATGACGCGGCGGGCGATCTCGCCGCGGTTGGCCACGAGCACTGCGGAGAAGGGCACTGTGGAGAAGGGCACTGTGGAGAAGGGCGGGGTGTCGGAAGCCACGGGACTCACATCCGGAAGACGCCGAAGCGCGGTTCGGGCAGGGGGGTGCGCGAGACGACATCGAGCGCGAGTCCGAGCAGGTCACGGGTGTCGAGGGGATCGACGACGCCGTCGTCCCAGAGCCGCGCCGTCGCGTAGTACGGGCTCCCCTGCTCCTCGTACTGTGCGCGGATCGGCGCCTCGAACTCGGCCTGCGCGTCGGAGGACCACTCCTCGCCGCGAGCCTCGAGCTGATCGCGCTTGACGGTCGAGAGGACGGATGCCGCCTGCGCGCCGCCCATGACCGAGATGCGGCTCGCCGGCCACGTCCACAGGAAGCGCGGCGAGTAGGCGCGTCCGCACATCGAATAGTTGCCGGCGCCGAAGGATCCGCCGATCACGACGGTCAGCTTCGGCACGCGGGTCGTGGCGACGGCCGTGACCATCTTGGCCCCGTCCTTGGCGATGCCGCCGGCCTCGGCATCCCGCCCCACCATGAAGCCGGAGATGTTCTGCAGGAACAGCAGCGGCGTGCCCCGCTGGTCGCACAGCTCGATGAAGTGGGCGCCCTTCTGCGCGGACTCGCTGAACAGCACGCCGTTGTTGGCGACGATGCCCACCGGGTGCCCGTGGATGCGCGCGAACCCGGTCACCAGGGTCTCGCCGTACTCGCGCTTGAACTCGTGGAACTCGCTGCCGTCCACGAGCCGCGCGATCACCTCGCGCACGTCGTACGGCTGGTTGACGTCGACGGGGACGACTCCGTACAGGTCGGACGGATCGACGGCCGGAGGCACGCTCGGCACGACATCCCACGCCGGGGCCTCGGGCAGCGGCAGGGTGGCGACGATGTCGCGCACGATCTCGAGGGCATGCTCGTCGTCCTCTGCCAGGTGGTCGACGACACCGGACCGGCGTGCGTGGAGCTCTCCCCCGCCGAGTTCCTCAGCGGTCACGACTTCGCCGATCGCCGCCTTCACGAGCGGCGGACCGCCGAGGAAGATCGTGCCCTGGTTGCGGACGATGACGGTCTCGTCGCTCATCGCCGGCACGTACGCGCCGCCGGCGGTGCAGGAGCCGAGCACCGCGGCGATCTGCGGGATCCCCGCGGCCGACAGCCGCGCCTGATTGAAGAAGATGCGCCCGAAGTGGTCGCGGTCGGGGAACACCTCGTCCTGCATGGGCAGGAACGCCCCGCCCGAGTCCACGAGGTACACGCACGGCAGCCGGTTCTCGAACGCGACCTCCTGGGCGCGGAGATGCTTCTTCACCGTCATCGGGTAG comes from Microbacterium cremeum and encodes:
- a CDS encoding carboxyl transferase domain-containing protein; translated protein: MSGLTTAVVHDEVFERTQGAQQELARRLRERLAEIALGGPAASRERHVARGKLLPRDRVARLLDEGSPFIEVAPLAAEGLYGGDAPAAGVIAGIGLVHGRHVMVVCNDATVKGGTYYPMTVKKHLRAQEVAFENRLPCVYLVDSGGAFLPMQDEVFPDRDHFGRIFFNQARLSAAGIPQIAAVLGSCTAGGAYVPAMSDETVIVRNQGTIFLGGPPLVKAAIGEVVTAEELGGGELHARRSGVVDHLAEDDEHALEIVRDIVATLPLPEAPAWDVVPSVPPAVDPSDLYGVVPVDVNQPYDVREVIARLVDGSEFHEFKREYGETLVTGFARIHGHPVGIVANNGVLFSESAQKGAHFIELCDQRGTPLLFLQNISGFMVGRDAEAGGIAKDGAKMVTAVATTRVPKLTVVIGGSFGAGNYSMCGRAYSPRFLWTWPASRISVMGGAQAASVLSTVKRDQLEARGEEWSSDAQAEFEAPIRAQYEEQGSPYYATARLWDDGVVDPLDTRDLLGLALDVVSRTPLPEPRFGVFRM